The Sediminispirochaeta bajacaliforniensis DSM 16054 genome contains a region encoding:
- a CDS encoding phosphodiester glycosidase family protein — translation MMKRGCTTALLVCLLLLSSCASFSGRSKEVGLPRDLPPLSSARSLGTGVSYLSYQGEKDFPPFHLLIIVPSQGAQVLPLAPFPHGTDVAKAFRSALSQHPEAVAAFTGAPFVSVGGAGSKRLEAIGSWLVDGREYGARQRQWGVLFRDETGYGIVSADGDVPDHPLWLVGTYLPILKSGDTIGIHGRRHARTAFGIGGSKASASLFVLVVEGDSLFQPGLTSRETAGILSHYGAREGINLDGGDAAAIAFIDNGGKKPIRFYRGKRRHLPCYFIVLSGQG, via the coding sequence ATGATGAAGCGCGGATGTACGACTGCCTTGCTTGTGTGCCTGCTGCTCCTCTCTTCCTGTGCCAGCTTTTCAGGACGGTCGAAAGAGGTCGGACTGCCCCGGGATCTGCCCCCCCTGTCCTCTGCGCGATCTCTCGGAACGGGGGTTTCGTACCTTTCCTACCAAGGGGAAAAGGACTTTCCGCCATTCCATCTTTTGATTATAGTCCCCTCGCAAGGGGCCCAGGTCCTTCCTCTTGCTCCCTTTCCCCATGGAACGGATGTTGCGAAGGCCTTTCGTTCGGCTCTTTCTCAGCATCCCGAAGCCGTTGCCGCCTTTACCGGTGCTCCTTTCGTGAGCGTGGGAGGGGCCGGATCGAAGAGACTTGAGGCCATTGGTTCTTGGCTGGTGGATGGCCGGGAGTATGGGGCAAGGCAGCGGCAGTGGGGCGTGCTTTTTCGTGATGAAACAGGCTATGGGATAGTCTCTGCCGACGGGGATGTTCCTGATCATCCCCTCTGGCTTGTCGGAACCTATTTGCCCATATTGAAATCCGGGGATACCATCGGCATCCATGGCCGGCGGCACGCCCGTACCGCCTTCGGTATCGGCGGCAGCAAGGCTTCCGCTTCTCTTTTTGTCCTTGTTGTTGAAGGCGATTCACTCTTTCAGCCGGGGCTTACAAGCCGGGAAACTGCCGGAATCTTGAGCCATTACGGGGCCAGAGAGGGGATAAATCTGGACGGTGGTGATGCCGCCGCCATCGCCTTTATAGACAATGGCGGGAAAAAGCCTATCCGCTTTTACAGGGGAAAGCGGCGTCACCTTCCCTGTTATTTCATCGTCCTTTCGGGGCAGGGGTAA
- a CDS encoding amino acid permease, whose translation MELKKKLRFLDLYAISSGAMISSGIFILPGIAFSITGPGVFLAYMLAGLIAAIGILSVVELSTAMPKAGGNYFFIARSMGPLAGTVTGVLSWFALSLKSAFAIFGLAELCTLAFGINVHLAGYILLTLFFLLNAFGVDLASRFEVLLVILLLAILAAYVGVGYGAVEPLRFQPLLPHGRSALLAGAAFVFVSYGGLINVSSISEEVASPKRNIPAGMISSVITITILYGAVLYVTVGASDPSTLLASVAPLADTARGFGGAVGYAAITAAAVLAFITTANAGVMSASRYPVALSRDKLIPGFFGRVSKRSGTPFPALIATTLLIGGSLTLELEVLVKAASSVILLNYVLASLSVMILRASRIQSYRPSFRTPFFPLPQVLTLVSVAFLIVHLGFEAVEVTLSFIVLSLLLYFLYGKRQMKREFALLHIVERMTDKRLTDSVLESELVEIVFTRDELVKDRVDAVFRGASCLDLSSCADRKTLFSLAAEHFAKEGFGSQAELEALLEDREAASSTVLSPFIAIPHLVCGGKERFGLFAVRCIEGIAFDQAHPAVKAVFFLAGSMDRRDLHLQTLAAIAQISGSEGFEKEWLAVRGGEGIRNLLLLGGRRRGQSELL comes from the coding sequence ATGGAACTAAAAAAGAAATTACGATTTCTCGATCTCTACGCAATAAGCTCGGGGGCAATGATTAGTTCCGGTATCTTCATTCTTCCCGGGATCGCTTTTTCCATTACCGGACCTGGAGTGTTCCTTGCCTATATGCTCGCAGGCTTGATAGCCGCAATCGGTATCTTGAGCGTCGTCGAGCTTTCTACCGCCATGCCTAAGGCAGGCGGCAACTACTTCTTTATTGCCCGCAGTATGGGCCCCCTCGCAGGGACCGTTACCGGTGTTCTGAGCTGGTTTGCCCTTTCCCTGAAAAGTGCTTTTGCGATTTTCGGTCTTGCCGAACTCTGTACCCTTGCTTTCGGTATCAATGTGCACCTTGCAGGTTATATTCTTCTGACTCTCTTTTTTCTTCTGAATGCTTTTGGGGTGGACCTCGCAAGCAGATTCGAGGTCCTTTTGGTGATTCTTCTTCTTGCAATCCTGGCGGCATACGTGGGGGTTGGATACGGTGCGGTGGAGCCCCTGCGTTTTCAACCTCTCTTGCCACACGGCCGTAGCGCCCTTCTTGCCGGTGCCGCTTTCGTTTTTGTCTCCTATGGAGGACTGATTAATGTTTCTTCCATCAGTGAAGAGGTTGCCTCTCCCAAGCGGAATATTCCTGCGGGGATGATAAGCAGCGTCATCACCATTACCATTCTCTATGGGGCCGTGCTCTACGTAACCGTGGGGGCCAGTGATCCCTCCACGCTTCTCGCTTCTGTTGCACCCCTCGCCGACACTGCAAGGGGCTTCGGCGGGGCTGTCGGTTATGCCGCAATCACGGCTGCTGCGGTCCTTGCGTTTATCACGACGGCAAATGCAGGAGTCATGTCTGCCAGCCGTTATCCCGTTGCGCTCAGCCGGGATAAATTGATACCCGGTTTTTTCGGCCGGGTTTCCAAGCGATCAGGGACCCCTTTTCCCGCCCTGATTGCCACAACCCTGCTCATCGGCGGCTCTCTGACCCTTGAGCTGGAGGTTTTGGTCAAGGCCGCATCTTCGGTCATCCTGCTCAATTACGTCCTTGCTTCTCTTTCCGTCATGATCCTACGGGCAAGCCGGATTCAAAGTTACCGTCCAAGTTTTCGTACCCCGTTTTTTCCGTTGCCCCAGGTGCTAACCCTTGTTTCGGTGGCCTTTCTTATCGTACATCTTGGTTTTGAGGCGGTCGAGGTTACCCTTTCTTTTATTGTTTTGAGTCTGCTGCTCTATTTCCTCTATGGGAAACGACAGATGAAGCGTGAATTTGCGCTCCTGCATATTGTGGAACGAATGACCGATAAACGTCTGACCGATTCCGTTCTGGAATCGGAGCTTGTGGAGATCGTGTTTACCAGGGACGAACTGGTCAAGGACCGGGTGGATGCGGTGTTCCGGGGGGCTTCCTGTCTCGACCTTAGCTCCTGTGCCGATCGTAAGACCCTGTTTTCCCTTGCCGCAGAGCATTTTGCGAAGGAAGGCTTCGGAAGTCAGGCGGAGCTTGAGGCTTTGCTTGAGGATAGAGAGGCGGCAAGTTCTACCGTTCTTTCTCCTTTTATCGCCATTCCTCACTTGGTATGCGGGGGAAAGGAGCGATTCGGCCTATTTGCCGTACGTTGTATCGAGGGGATTGCCTTTGACCAAGCACATCCGGCGGTAAAGGCTGTCTTTTTTCTTGCCGGCTCCATGGATCGGCGGGATCTTCACCTCCAAACCCTTGCCGCCATTGCTCAGATTAGCGGTTCGGAAGGCTTTGAAAAAGAGTGGCTTGCGGTGCGCGGAGGAGAGGGCATCCGAAATCTCCTGCTTCTCGGCGGCCGACGCCGGGGGCAATCGGAGTTGCTTTAG
- a CDS encoding ABC transporter permease — protein MIFFKVAWHNMVVRGRRTIMILFSVALSVAVILFVSGMIEGVKKNFFRNMLEESGHVQILPKGSDTALNPYDLTLLLPNPDDMVKKLSENSEILRVEKVLSFGSVLLAGNRNLTITGCGINRESRFFSKARGGIYVGEFLGKGKEGAPGIAMSKRIAELLDIGVGDSVVVLVEDSTGSPWYVEYPVTGFFQTDSKEFDEGSFFIDLDEAQKLLYVPGECREIRILLKAPQTAEAFADRLKSDPLFAAHAEIKDWKEIHGSYLVLLQLFDVFFLFINIFTIVVAATVITNSILMNVFEQTREYGTLRAIGMKRRQLFGLILTEGILQGIIGSLMGLAIGIPAVLYFRKYGMRWGEITESFGLGDAVYFAFSPQQALSSLVAGVLIACVGSLYAGVVSSKQSIMESLRAL, from the coding sequence ATGATATTCTTCAAAGTAGCCTGGCATAACATGGTAGTTCGCGGACGGCGTACCATCATGATACTGTTTTCCGTCGCCCTCTCCGTAGCGGTCATCCTCTTTGTTTCGGGAATGATCGAAGGGGTAAAGAAAAACTTTTTTCGCAACATGCTCGAAGAAAGCGGCCATGTACAAATTCTTCCCAAGGGAAGCGACACGGCATTGAACCCCTACGACCTGACGCTTCTGCTCCCGAATCCCGACGATATGGTGAAAAAACTTTCGGAAAACAGTGAAATTCTTAGGGTGGAAAAGGTACTGAGCTTCGGTAGCGTACTGTTGGCCGGAAACAGGAATCTAACCATTACGGGCTGCGGGATAAACAGAGAGAGCCGCTTCTTTTCTAAAGCACGGGGCGGCATATATGTGGGTGAATTTCTGGGGAAAGGAAAGGAAGGGGCCCCCGGAATCGCCATGAGCAAACGCATTGCGGAGCTTTTGGATATAGGGGTCGGTGATTCGGTAGTGGTACTGGTCGAAGACAGCACGGGGAGTCCCTGGTATGTGGAATACCCCGTAACCGGCTTTTTCCAAACCGACAGTAAGGAGTTTGATGAAGGAAGTTTTTTCATCGACCTCGATGAAGCCCAAAAGCTGCTCTACGTGCCCGGCGAATGCAGGGAAATACGGATTTTACTCAAAGCCCCGCAAACCGCGGAAGCCTTTGCCGATCGATTAAAGAGCGATCCCCTCTTCGCGGCCCACGCCGAGATAAAAGACTGGAAGGAAATTCACGGAAGCTATCTCGTGCTTCTTCAACTCTTCGATGTTTTTTTCCTGTTCATAAACATCTTTACCATCGTAGTCGCTGCTACGGTTATTACCAATTCGATCCTGATGAATGTCTTTGAGCAAACCAGAGAATATGGAACATTGCGGGCTATCGGCATGAAACGACGCCAGCTTTTCGGTCTCATCTTAACCGAAGGGATACTGCAAGGTATCATCGGAAGCCTCATGGGGTTGGCCATAGGGATACCGGCGGTACTCTATTTTCGGAAATATGGCATGAGATGGGGAGAAATTACCGAAAGTTTCGGTTTAGGAGATGCCGTATACTTTGCTTTCAGCCCGCAACAAGCCCTCTCAAGCCTCGTCGCAGGGGTCCTGATCGCCTGTGTCGGGTCCCTGTACGCGGGAGTTGTCAGTTCAAAGCAAAGTATCATGGAATCTTTGCGCGCACTATAA
- a CDS encoding M15 family metallopeptidase: MSTMHQKISILLPLLAAFILLSSCEDATAEEEKSPEIVYLHPEFTMTIEDLKEMTTSLPEATRQAILAKPQDFLELVLKVSEEPEILTILVDKNHALPEEWEPEDRVSLNDYPLAVSRKDLSLSKAVMPHVLALNDAAKADGVTLLFSSTFRSWTYQQGLYQRYVKADGQEAADRYSARPGHSQHQLGTVIDFGSITEAFADTKAGKWMKENAWKYGFSLSFPEGEEAVTGYMWEPWHFRYIGPDTMALQRDFFGDSQQRTLEFLHDNKAQIEAFRVQQ, encoded by the coding sequence ATGAGCACAATGCATCAAAAAATTAGTATCCTGTTGCCGCTTCTTGCCGCCTTCATTCTCCTGAGTTCCTGTGAAGATGCAACAGCGGAAGAAGAAAAATCCCCGGAAATTGTATATCTCCATCCGGAGTTCACCATGACAATAGAAGATCTCAAAGAGATGACGACATCCCTGCCGGAGGCAACTCGTCAGGCAATCCTTGCCAAACCGCAGGATTTTCTCGAGCTGGTTCTTAAGGTTAGTGAGGAACCGGAAATCCTGACAATCCTTGTGGATAAAAACCATGCCCTTCCCGAGGAGTGGGAACCGGAAGATAGGGTTTCGCTGAACGATTACCCCCTGGCGGTAAGTCGAAAGGACCTTTCCCTCAGCAAGGCCGTCATGCCCCATGTTTTGGCCCTGAATGATGCCGCAAAGGCGGATGGTGTCACCCTGCTTTTTTCCTCGACCTTTCGTTCCTGGACCTACCAGCAGGGCCTGTATCAACGTTATGTAAAAGCCGATGGACAGGAAGCCGCCGACCGCTACTCGGCACGACCCGGCCATAGCCAACACCAGCTTGGTACCGTGATCGACTTCGGAAGCATTACCGAGGCCTTTGCCGATACAAAGGCGGGAAAATGGATGAAAGAGAACGCCTGGAAGTACGGGTTCTCCCTTTCATTCCCCGAAGGGGAAGAAGCCGTTACCGGTTACATGTGGGAGCCGTGGCACTTTCGATATATAGGTCCCGATACCATGGCACTCCAGCGGGATTTTTTCGGCGACAGTCAACAACGCACTTTAGAATTTCTGCATGACAACAAGGCACAGATAGAGGCCTTCAGAGTTCAGCAGTGA
- a CDS encoding nucleotidyl cyclase domain-containing protein: MKRIGSALINTSSKALAQSMTTKTMVVLAKKVFPNYDLYARTGFPSSMPIPNKEAARQIVHDMVKADRFLDFVLLLVEIGDKGLMGRRYTVPYMRDIISGVFELGYLYDTTNQLFVENPQYSITRNWGALKTAKEYTLTFLRIDIVGNSVIVRKNQEEQVGAAYEALREICQNAVLKRNGRIWSWEGDGGLATFFFNNKNQSAVMAGREILHELFFYNKISCPLKSPLNIRVAIHSGPFDYTPDEEELKSCETIKRIMDIESRMTLPDTMTISSVVKLMLDAISSTDLEPFTGKDQLEYYRYTLKLEKP; the protein is encoded by the coding sequence GTGAAACGAATAGGAAGCGCATTAATCAACACGAGTTCAAAGGCCCTCGCTCAATCCATGACAACGAAGACGATGGTGGTCCTTGCCAAAAAGGTCTTTCCCAATTACGACCTTTATGCAAGAACGGGATTCCCCTCGAGTATGCCAATTCCAAATAAAGAAGCCGCACGACAAATCGTCCACGACATGGTCAAGGCCGATCGCTTTCTCGATTTCGTCTTACTTCTGGTAGAGATCGGAGACAAAGGGCTCATGGGGCGAAGATACACCGTTCCCTACATGCGCGATATCATTTCCGGAGTCTTTGAGCTCGGCTATCTCTACGATACAACAAACCAGCTCTTTGTCGAGAACCCTCAATATAGTATTACAAGAAACTGGGGCGCGCTAAAAACGGCGAAGGAATATACCCTCACCTTTCTCAGGATCGACATCGTCGGCAATTCGGTTATTGTAAGAAAAAATCAGGAAGAACAGGTCGGTGCAGCCTATGAAGCCCTCCGGGAAATCTGTCAAAATGCCGTCCTTAAACGCAACGGCAGGATATGGAGCTGGGAGGGAGACGGAGGCCTGGCCACCTTCTTTTTCAATAACAAAAACCAGAGTGCCGTCATGGCAGGCCGGGAAATCCTTCATGAACTCTTTTTTTACAACAAAATATCCTGTCCACTGAAATCGCCTCTCAACATCAGAGTCGCCATTCATAGCGGACCCTTCGATTACACACCGGACGAAGAAGAACTAAAATCCTGCGAAACCATAAAGCGGATCATGGACATTGAATCCCGTATGACATTACCTGACACCATGACCATCAGCTCGGTGGTAAAGCTCATGCTTGATGCGATCTCTTCCACCGACCTCGAACCCTTTACGGGAAAAGATCAGCTTGAATACTACCGTTACACCCTCAAACTGGAGAAGCCGTGA
- a CDS encoding AraC family transcriptional regulator, giving the protein MVLNIREALFVYQLQDEEKIRWHSRVHAHGRNEYELHYFLQGGGSFSVGSTTYRISPGSVFLCPPLEVHTIQTIGRDHPLTYYAILFAPDEGADAELRELLTGRLPRSLYRHVGTNYRFFFEELKEKVASSSSARRNSGIHQFVSFLYMLNEGPGSFNYGDGSNQHIEKALKIMQGRVAEKLDLPTLARRVGLNESYFIRLFRQKMQITPMKYFTRLKIEAATGYLLGTSQPLYQIAETLGFYSEFHFSKTFKQYVGVSPRGYRERYRQNIEGIDS; this is encoded by the coding sequence ATGGTTTTAAACATTCGCGAAGCGCTGTTTGTCTATCAACTTCAGGATGAAGAAAAGATTAGATGGCATAGTAGGGTCCACGCCCATGGCCGGAATGAATATGAGCTGCACTATTTTCTTCAGGGCGGCGGAAGCTTCAGCGTCGGAAGTACCACCTACCGCATTTCACCGGGATCGGTCTTTCTCTGTCCCCCTTTGGAGGTTCATACGATTCAGACCATCGGCCGCGATCATCCCCTTACCTATTATGCCATTCTTTTCGCCCCGGATGAGGGGGCGGATGCCGAGCTTAGGGAACTTTTGACCGGCAGATTGCCGCGGAGCTTGTATCGTCATGTGGGAACAAATTACCGCTTTTTTTTCGAAGAACTAAAGGAAAAGGTGGCCTCCTCAAGTAGTGCAAGGCGAAATTCGGGTATCCATCAGTTTGTTTCCTTTCTCTACATGTTGAACGAGGGACCGGGCAGCTTTAATTATGGCGACGGAAGTAATCAGCATATTGAGAAGGCGCTGAAAATCATGCAGGGAAGGGTAGCCGAGAAGCTCGATTTGCCGACCCTTGCCAGACGGGTCGGTCTGAACGAGTCCTATTTCATAAGGCTTTTTCGTCAAAAGATGCAGATTACCCCTATGAAGTATTTTACCCGGTTGAAAATCGAAGCGGCCACCGGTTATCTTCTCGGGACCTCACAGCCCTTGTATCAGATAGCCGAAACCCTCGGTTTTTATAGTGAATTTCACTTTTCAAAGACCTTTAAGCAGTATGTGGGGGTGAGTCCGAGGGGCTACCGAGAGCGTTATCGTCAGAATATCGAGGGAATTGATTCTTGA
- a CDS encoding ABC transporter permease, with amino-acid sequence MDLIGIALRNVWRNKRRTILNLIALCLATSLMLLGLGWVEGYHTYVYGAMQNFETGEVQLIPPGYLKEERRMPLDLTLPDYHNLKQRLKSMPEVKEATGRIDFSLRLSNRKESVYLIGRAIDPESEAATTVLADYIDDGQYLSSKKEGILIGRELAKRMGVVPGDTLYIVAQDAYGSENFIDIKVAGIFHYGYPPIDKNIVFIDVHSAMSLLDMQDKVTRVVMRLAPGISPETGAAILRKAKLPGEVHTWKSFAQATVSAVQTDTRSFFTMLVVLYILIVLGLLNSMSMSVHERTREIGTLRAIGMKKRDVVLLLLAESGWIALIAAMIAIVISFPMVWYLGSVGLDISAQMPDNIPVPFGQRFYADFRLLHFIIAVAIASFSAVLGTLRPARKAARLVVADAMRGGGIG; translated from the coding sequence ATGGATTTGATAGGTATCGCATTACGAAATGTATGGAGAAATAAACGACGAACTATCCTCAACCTTATCGCTCTCTGCCTGGCAACAAGCCTGATGCTCCTGGGATTGGGCTGGGTAGAAGGATACCATACCTATGTCTACGGGGCCATGCAAAATTTTGAAACCGGCGAGGTGCAGCTGATTCCCCCAGGATATCTGAAAGAAGAACGACGTATGCCCCTGGATCTGACACTTCCCGATTACCACAATCTTAAACAGAGGCTTAAAAGCATGCCGGAAGTAAAGGAAGCAACGGGACGCATCGATTTTTCTCTTCGCTTATCCAACAGAAAGGAATCGGTCTACCTTATAGGCAGGGCTATAGATCCGGAAAGTGAGGCCGCTACCACCGTATTAGCCGACTACATCGACGACGGCCAATACCTTTCATCAAAAAAGGAGGGAATTCTCATTGGGAGAGAACTGGCAAAGCGCATGGGAGTGGTGCCGGGAGACACACTCTACATTGTTGCCCAGGATGCATACGGTTCGGAAAATTTCATCGACATAAAGGTGGCGGGAATTTTTCACTACGGGTATCCTCCAATTGATAAAAACATTGTGTTTATTGATGTACACAGCGCCATGAGCCTGCTGGACATGCAAGACAAGGTAACCAGAGTGGTTATGCGGCTTGCCCCCGGCATAAGCCCCGAAACAGGTGCGGCCATCTTGCGAAAAGCAAAGCTGCCAGGTGAAGTACACACCTGGAAAAGCTTTGCCCAGGCAACCGTTTCCGCGGTACAAACGGATACCAGAAGCTTTTTTACCATGCTGGTAGTGCTCTATATCCTGATCGTTCTTGGACTTTTGAACTCCATGTCGATGAGTGTCCACGAAAGGACCAGAGAGATAGGAACCCTGCGTGCAATAGGCATGAAAAAACGGGATGTAGTTTTGCTACTATTGGCAGAAAGCGGCTGGATCGCACTCATAGCTGCCATGATCGCCATTGTCATTTCGTTTCCAATGGTTTGGTACCTGGGCAGCGTAGGCCTGGACATCTCAGCCCAGATGCCCGACAATATTCCCGTCCCTTTCGGCCAGCGGTTTTATGCAGATTTCAGGCTCCTCCATTTTATTATCGCCGTCGCTATCGCAAGCTTTTCTGCCGTACTGGGGACCTTACGGCCGGCAAGGAAAGCGGCTCGTCTGGTGGTGGCAGATGCCATGCGAGGCGGGGGGATCGGCTAA
- the xylA gene encoding xylose isomerase, whose translation MKDYFIGNKEYFPGIGKIAYEGAGTDNPLAFRFYDPDKKIGNKTMREHLRFSIAYWHSFCAGGLDPFGADTHFFPWAVKADPMEAAKDKVDAAFEFITKIDAPFYCFHDRDLAPEGKSVTESEKNLMELAGMAKERQEATGVKLLWGTANLFNHPRFMNGAATNPNFDVIPFAAAQVKAAIDATILLGGGGYVFWGGREGYMSLLNTDMKREKEHLLRFLTAARDYGRKAGFKGTFMIEPKPMEPTKHQYDYDAETVAAFIKTNGLEKDFAINIENNHATLAGHTFWHDLQVAADNGLLGSVDANQGDYQNGWDTDQFPSNVYETARAMMVILENGGFTYGGLNFDAKRRRNSTDPADLFYAHIGGMDAFALGLEIAYNINTKSELPKRKSKRYASFDSGKGAEFEAGKLSLEELRNIALDAREPETISGNQELLENILNRYMFVR comes from the coding sequence ATGAAAGACTATTTTATCGGCAATAAAGAGTATTTTCCGGGAATCGGAAAAATAGCGTATGAAGGAGCGGGAACCGACAACCCTCTCGCTTTTCGTTTTTACGATCCCGACAAAAAAATCGGAAACAAGACCATGAGGGAACACCTCAGATTTTCCATCGCCTATTGGCACAGCTTCTGCGCAGGAGGCCTCGATCCCTTTGGAGCGGATACCCACTTTTTTCCCTGGGCAGTCAAGGCGGACCCCATGGAGGCGGCAAAGGACAAGGTAGATGCGGCATTTGAATTTATCACAAAGATTGACGCCCCCTTTTACTGTTTTCACGACCGGGATCTTGCTCCCGAAGGGAAAAGCGTTACAGAAAGCGAAAAGAACCTGATGGAGCTGGCAGGCATGGCAAAGGAGCGCCAGGAGGCCACCGGTGTCAAACTTTTGTGGGGTACGGCGAATCTTTTCAATCATCCCCGATTCATGAATGGAGCGGCTACCAATCCCAATTTCGACGTCATTCCCTTTGCCGCGGCCCAGGTAAAGGCAGCCATCGATGCAACGATTCTCCTTGGCGGAGGAGGATATGTATTCTGGGGCGGACGAGAGGGCTACATGAGCCTTCTGAACACCGACATGAAGCGGGAAAAAGAGCACCTGCTCCGTTTCCTCACCGCTGCCAGGGATTATGGCCGCAAGGCTGGTTTCAAGGGAACCTTCATGATAGAGCCCAAGCCCATGGAGCCGACAAAGCACCAATACGACTACGATGCGGAAACCGTGGCCGCCTTCATCAAAACAAACGGCCTGGAAAAGGATTTTGCCATCAACATCGAAAACAACCACGCGACCCTCGCCGGCCACACGTTCTGGCATGACCTCCAGGTAGCTGCAGACAACGGCCTACTCGGCAGTGTCGACGCGAACCAGGGAGACTATCAGAATGGCTGGGACACCGACCAATTTCCCTCGAATGTCTATGAGACGGCAAGGGCAATGATGGTGATCCTTGAAAACGGAGGATTTACCTACGGAGGCCTCAATTTCGACGCCAAGCGCCGGCGAAACTCCACCGATCCAGCAGATCTCTTCTATGCCCATATTGGCGGAATGGACGCCTTTGCTCTTGGTCTGGAAATCGCCTACAACATTAATACCAAAAGTGAATTGCCCAAGCGTAAAAGCAAACGCTATGCTTCCTTCGATTCGGGGAAGGGAGCGGAATTCGAGGCGGGAAAACTCTCCCTTGAAGAATTGCGCAACATCGCTCTTGACGCCAGGGAGCCGGAAACCATCAGCGGAAACCAGGAGCTTCTGGAAAACATCCTGAACCGCTACATGTTCGTACGCTGA
- a CDS encoding nucleotidyltransferase domain-containing protein has product MNPGGDLVISIASGRYTEESDLDIAIIGLEKKKFFQVYGELLSCVKRPVDMVGLDYHTDFSSQIKKEGALIRVV; this is encoded by the coding sequence TTGAATCCTGGTGGTGATCTGGTTATATCGATTGCTTCAGGGCGCTATACAGAAGAATCTGACTTGGATATAGCGATAATTGGTCTTGAGAAGAAAAAGTTTTTTCAGGTGTACGGTGAACTCCTCAGCTGCGTGAAACGACCAGTGGATATGGTTGGATTGGATTATCATACGGATTTCTCAAGCCAAATAAAAAAAGAAGGTGCACTTATTCGGGTGGTGTAA
- a CDS encoding ABC transporter ATP-binding protein, translating to MALLEIRGIHKDYYLGKSVIHALKDLNFTIDEGDFISIVGPSGCGKTTLLNILGCIDKPTSGKLFFNGQDLATLSDNQEAGIRLEKMGFIFQAFNLVPVLSCFENVEFPLILAGIPKQERKKRVEYLVELVGLEDFSAHRPDELSGGQRQRVAIARALVNNPSLVIADEPTANLDSATGNVILETMAELNQKERVTFIFSTHNPDIMHYAQTIIHLKDGRVTGIDAGGSA from the coding sequence ATGGCACTACTGGAAATCCGGGGGATTCATAAGGATTACTATTTGGGGAAAAGCGTTATCCACGCCCTGAAAGATCTGAATTTCACCATCGACGAGGGTGATTTCATCTCAATCGTAGGCCCATCGGGTTGCGGTAAGACAACCCTTTTGAACATCCTCGGCTGCATCGATAAACCAACTTCGGGAAAGCTCTTTTTCAATGGGCAGGACCTGGCGACGCTTAGCGACAATCAGGAGGCGGGAATTCGATTGGAAAAGATGGGTTTCATCTTTCAGGCCTTTAATCTGGTGCCCGTCTTGAGCTGCTTCGAAAATGTTGAATTTCCCCTTATCCTGGCAGGGATTCCGAAGCAAGAGCGGAAAAAGCGTGTGGAGTATCTGGTGGAGCTTGTAGGCCTCGAAGATTTTTCGGCACACCGCCCCGATGAGCTTTCAGGAGGGCAGCGCCAGCGGGTCGCCATCGCCCGGGCTCTGGTTAATAATCCATCTCTTGTCATTGCGGATGAACCGACCGCAAACCTTGACTCCGCCACCGGTAACGTCATTCTGGAAACCATGGCAGAGCTGAATCAAAAGGAACGTGTCACGTTTATTTTTTCCACCCATAACCCGGATATCATGCACTACGCCCAAACGATTATTCATTTAAAAGACGGTAGGGTCACGGGAATCGATGCAGGGGGTTCCGCATGA